One window of Arvicola amphibius chromosome 6, mArvAmp1.2, whole genome shotgun sequence genomic DNA carries:
- the Pex10 gene encoding peroxisome biogenesis factor 10 isoform X2, which yields MALAGAPEVIRAAQKDDYYLGGLRSAAGGALHSLAGAKKWLEWRKEIELLSDIAYFGLTTIAGYQTLGEEYVGIVQVDPSQQRVPSRLRRGVLVALHAVLPYLLDKALLPLEQELQADGGDSTRLPSGGRSRSGARRWVRHHAAALTEQQKRTLQRAVFILRQGLACLHRFHVAWFYIHGAFYHLAKRLAGIRYLRARRLAGEDLRARASYQLLGLISLLHLALSMGLQVYSFRQKQRARKEWRLHRNLSHRRSSLEDRAVCRTPLCTLCLEERRHSTATPCGHLFCWECITEWCNTKTECPLCREKFPPQKLVYLRHYR from the exons ATGGCGCTGGCAGGTGCACCCGAAGTGATCCGGGCGGCGCAGAAGGACGATTACTACCTGGGAGGCCTGCGGAGCGCGGCGGGGGGCGCGCTGCACAGCCTAGCGG gtGCAAAGAAATGGCTGGAATGGAGGAAAGAGATTGAGCTACTCTCGGACATAGCCTACTTTGGCCTCACCACAATTGCAG GCTACCAGACGCTCGGAGAGGAGTATGTGGGGATCGTTCAGGTGGACCCCTCCCAGCAGCGTGTGCCCTCCAGGCTCCGCCGTGGAGTGCTGGTCGCACTGCACGCTGTCTTGCCCTACCTGCTGGACAAGGCGTTGCTgcccctggagcaggagctgcaAGCAGATGGTGGTGATAGTACGCGTCTGCCGTCTGGAGGACGCAGCCGATCAGGGGCAAGGCGCTGGGTGCGTCACCATGCAGCCGCCCTGACTGAACAGCAGAAGAGGACACTCCAGCGGGCAGTCTTCATCCTCAGACAGGGCCTTGCCTGCCTCCACCGGTTCCATGTTGCTTGGTTTTACATCCATGGTGCCTTCTACCACCTGGCCAAGAGGCTAGCAGGGATCCGTTAT CTCCGTGCTCGCCGCCTGGCTGGAGAGGACCTGAGGGCTCGCGCAAGCTACCAACTGCTGGGACTCATCTCCCTGTTGCATCTGGCACTGTCCATGGGGCTTCAGGTGTACAGCTTCAGGCAGAAGCAGCGAGCCAGGAAGGAGTGGAGGCTGCACCGCAACCTGTCCCACCGCAG GAGTTCCCTGGAAGACAGGGCTGTTTGCAGAACCCCACTATGCACCCTATGCTTGGAAGAACGAAGACACTCCACAGCTACACCTTGTGGCCATCTCTTCTGCTGGGAGTGCATTACTGAGTGGTGCAACACTAAG